A genomic segment from Xiphophorus maculatus strain JP 163 A chromosome 6, X_maculatus-5.0-male, whole genome shotgun sequence encodes:
- the LOC102219449 gene encoding oocyte zinc finger protein XlCOF6-like isoform X2 has product MSWVAQRYSDISPVTLQVVGGAMSSSLYCQQVEGLSQVESFLVELYRCKVCQFTCGMKAGIGSHLLLRHHPPALACLTGPDGQQVSQEGAEPESPYRLSLDRESKQSDEDEDFLLYDMLGGMSPPTCDISTEEGLQVAHTCEVSTLFEDSSMFPLKGAPVELSCPATPPSTQEQTDQSAQSAHLMTLGLCRISSVRPPPADGREAPPSGRLPCPLCPLTLPSERLLDVHVRSHRVAGGFGCSRCGRTADSWEALEPHCRRRCRRGRRRKRRSGRTGGGSSADWPSDRWRARLTAPQDPKRAELPDRPSPIGRPLNLPGPTANQKAACDPSNSVPSPTSLSQSGSSQVVSPIRNQEQAGLTCSLCHRKFSSKLTLRRHLGVHGAEKPFTCPHCPYSSRLKASLRQHLRTHTGEKPFRCAECPYASIDRSSLLRHSRTHSQVKPYRCQLCSYSSIQKKSLDLHARRHHTGEVFPCQQCEYSSPDRQLLLKHTRRRHAPSLLPAI; this is encoded by the exons ATGTCGTGGGTGGCACAGCGCTACAGTGACATCAGCCCGGTGACTCTGCAGGTGGTGGGCGGAGCCATGAGCTCCAGCCTGTACTGCCAGCAGGTGGAGGGATTGTCGCAGGTGGAGTCCTTCCTGGTGGAGCTCTACCGCTGCAAGGTGTGTCAGTTCACCTGTGGCATGAAGGCGGGCATCGGCAGCCACCTTCTGCTGCGCCACCACCCCCCCGCCCTCGCCTGCCTGACCGGACCCGACGGACAGCAGGTGAGCCaggagggggcggagccagagTCGCCCTACCGGCTGAGTCTGGACAGAGAGTCCAAGCAGAGTGACGAAGACGAGGACTTCCTGCTCTACGACATGCTGGGCGGCATGAGCCCGCCCACCTGTGACATCAGCACAGAGGAGGGGCTTCAGGTGGCACACACCTGcgag GTCAGCACTCTGTTTGAGGACTCCTCCATGTTCCCCCTGAAGGGGGCGCCGGTGGAGCTGTCCTGTCCCGCCACACCTCCCTCCACCCAGGAGCAGACGGACCAGTCTGCCCAGTCCGCCCACCTCATGACCCTGGGACTCTGTCGGATCTCCTCCGTCAGGCCTCCTCCCGCCGATGGCCGAGAGGCTCCGCCCTCCGGCCGGCTGCCGTGTCCCCTCTGTCCCCTGACGCTCCCGTCAGAACGGCTGCTGGATGTCCACGTCCGGTCGCACCGAGTCGCCGGCGGCTTCGGCTGCAGCCGCTGCGGCCGGACGGCCGACAGCTGGGAGGCGCTGGAGCCGCACTGCAGGAGGCGCTgcaggagaggaaggaggaggaagaggaggagcggCAGGACGGGTGGAGGATCTTCGGCTGATTGGCCTTCAGACAGGTGGAGGGCCCGGCTGACCGCACCACAAGACCCAAAGAGGGCGGAGCTTCCTGACAG ACCTTCTCCTATTGGTCGACCTCTGAATCTCCCCGGgccaacagccaatcagaaagcagcaTGTGATCCGAGCAACTCTGTTCCCAGTCCGACCAGTTTGTCCCAGTCTGGTTCGTCCCAGGTCGTCTCACCAATCAGGAACCAGGAGCAGGCGGGCCTCACCTGCTCTCTGTGCCACAG GAAGTTCTCCTCTAAGCTGACTCTGAGACGTCACCTGGGCGTCCACGGAGCCGAGAAACCCTTCACCTGTCCTCACTGTCCCTACAGCAGCAGGCTGAAGGCCTCGCTGAGGCAACACCTGAGGACTCACACAG GTGAGAAGCCGTTCAGGTGTGCTGAGTGTCCGTACGCCTCCATCGACCGCAGCTCCCTGCTCAGACACAGCAGGACTCACAGCCAGGTGAAGCCGTACCGCTGCCAGCTCTGTAGCTACAGCAG CATCCAGAAGAAGAGCCTGGACCTCCACGCTCGCCGCCATCACACAGGTGAGGTGTTTCCATGCCAACAGTGCGAGTACTCCAGCCCGGACcgccagctgctgctgaaacacACGCGAAGACGCCACGCCCCCTCCCTGCTCCCTGCAATCTGA
- the LOC102219449 gene encoding zinc finger protein Xfin-like isoform X1, whose translation MSWVAQRYSDISPVTLQVVGGAMSSSLYCQQVEGLSQVESFLVELYRCKVCQFTCGMKAGIGSHLLLRHHPPALACLTGPDGQQVSQEGAEPESPYRLSLDRESKQSDEDEDFLLYDMLGGMSPPTCDISTEEGLQVAHTCEVSTLFEDSSMFPLKGAPVELSCPATPPSTQEQTDQSAQSAHLMTLGLCRISSVRPPPADGREAPPSGRLPCPLCPLTLPSERLLDVHVRSHRVAGGFGCSRCGRTADSWEALEPHCRRRCRRGRRRKRRSGRTGGGSSADWPSDRWRARLTAPQDPKRAELPDSRPSPIGRPLNLPGPTANQKAACDPSNSVPSPTSLSQSGSSQVVSPIRNQEQAGLTCSLCHRKFSSKLTLRRHLGVHGAEKPFTCPHCPYSSRLKASLRQHLRTHTGEKPFRCAECPYASIDRSSLLRHSRTHSQVKPYRCQLCSYSSIQKKSLDLHARRHHTGEVFPCQQCEYSSPDRQLLLKHTRRRHAPSLLPAI comes from the exons ATGTCGTGGGTGGCACAGCGCTACAGTGACATCAGCCCGGTGACTCTGCAGGTGGTGGGCGGAGCCATGAGCTCCAGCCTGTACTGCCAGCAGGTGGAGGGATTGTCGCAGGTGGAGTCCTTCCTGGTGGAGCTCTACCGCTGCAAGGTGTGTCAGTTCACCTGTGGCATGAAGGCGGGCATCGGCAGCCACCTTCTGCTGCGCCACCACCCCCCCGCCCTCGCCTGCCTGACCGGACCCGACGGACAGCAGGTGAGCCaggagggggcggagccagagTCGCCCTACCGGCTGAGTCTGGACAGAGAGTCCAAGCAGAGTGACGAAGACGAGGACTTCCTGCTCTACGACATGCTGGGCGGCATGAGCCCGCCCACCTGTGACATCAGCACAGAGGAGGGGCTTCAGGTGGCACACACCTGcgag GTCAGCACTCTGTTTGAGGACTCCTCCATGTTCCCCCTGAAGGGGGCGCCGGTGGAGCTGTCCTGTCCCGCCACACCTCCCTCCACCCAGGAGCAGACGGACCAGTCTGCCCAGTCCGCCCACCTCATGACCCTGGGACTCTGTCGGATCTCCTCCGTCAGGCCTCCTCCCGCCGATGGCCGAGAGGCTCCGCCCTCCGGCCGGCTGCCGTGTCCCCTCTGTCCCCTGACGCTCCCGTCAGAACGGCTGCTGGATGTCCACGTCCGGTCGCACCGAGTCGCCGGCGGCTTCGGCTGCAGCCGCTGCGGCCGGACGGCCGACAGCTGGGAGGCGCTGGAGCCGCACTGCAGGAGGCGCTgcaggagaggaaggaggaggaagaggaggagcggCAGGACGGGTGGAGGATCTTCGGCTGATTGGCCTTCAGACAGGTGGAGGGCCCGGCTGACCGCACCACAAGACCCAAAGAGGGCGGAGCTTCCTGACAG CAGACCTTCTCCTATTGGTCGACCTCTGAATCTCCCCGGgccaacagccaatcagaaagcagcaTGTGATCCGAGCAACTCTGTTCCCAGTCCGACCAGTTTGTCCCAGTCTGGTTCGTCCCAGGTCGTCTCACCAATCAGGAACCAGGAGCAGGCGGGCCTCACCTGCTCTCTGTGCCACAG GAAGTTCTCCTCTAAGCTGACTCTGAGACGTCACCTGGGCGTCCACGGAGCCGAGAAACCCTTCACCTGTCCTCACTGTCCCTACAGCAGCAGGCTGAAGGCCTCGCTGAGGCAACACCTGAGGACTCACACAG GTGAGAAGCCGTTCAGGTGTGCTGAGTGTCCGTACGCCTCCATCGACCGCAGCTCCCTGCTCAGACACAGCAGGACTCACAGCCAGGTGAAGCCGTACCGCTGCCAGCTCTGTAGCTACAGCAG CATCCAGAAGAAGAGCCTGGACCTCCACGCTCGCCGCCATCACACAGGTGAGGTGTTTCCATGCCAACAGTGCGAGTACTCCAGCCCGGACcgccagctgctgctgaaacacACGCGAAGACGCCACGCCCCCTCCCTGCTCCCTGCAATCTGA